In a single window of the Olivibacter sp. SDN3 genome:
- a CDS encoding zinc-dependent metalloprotease, translating into MLKQQFILLGLGLSLLISLNSFAQHRKIPKRKPAKTTIADDSTRKAPEKKEPKKEPKKFEDFLKKDSKSNVGLFTIHHQEEKYYFEIPDSLLERDLLVVNRITKSGADLRTGMSGYAGDQINKNVIRFEKGPRNKIFLRKISFSERSSDSTQAMYRAVMNSNIQPIAGSFDIVAFSKDSAGSVIDMTGFINGDNDILFFAPYYKSTLRLGNLQADKSYISSIRTYPMNTEVSTVKTYGRTPPPGTSGPTAAQLGSGTATLELNTSLVLLPREPMQARYFDSRVGYFTVKYTDFDLNPQGVKTQSLITRWRLEPKEEDLERYKRGEPVEPIKPIVYYIDPATPEKWVPYLIAGVNDWQSAFEQAGFKNAIVAKRAPTPEEDPEWSLEDARYSAIVYKPSTIPNASGPHVNDPRSGEILESHINWYHNVMYLLRNWYFVQASPNDERARKMQFDDELMGELIRFVSSHEVGHTLGLRHNFGSSSAYPVEKLRDAKWVKEHGHAASIMDYARFNYVAQPGDGISGKDLYPKINYYDKWAIEWGYKLIPEAHHAAQETPILNQWVLGKADDPKYWFGTESNPNDPRSQNEDLGDDAMQASTYGIKNLRFILPNLKKWTSEPNKDYENLGTMYGELINQFGRYAGHVAKNVGGIYETPKTIEQSGTVYEHVSKNKQHKAMLFLSTEIFDAPKWLINYEIGNLSGSDPIELIGKVQKSTLDRILSTRTLSNLIQAEVQEGSRAYTIKDLFTDFDAGIWSELNSKKAIDVYKRNLQKHYVNNLIKLLSPPTNGESSADPTKSDVSSVARGQLISLQKNISGAITGTTDTLSKYHLQDLSERIRITLQPGSK; encoded by the coding sequence ATGCTTAAACAACAATTTATTCTTTTAGGATTAGGTCTATCACTATTAATATCCCTAAACAGCTTTGCCCAACACCGCAAAATACCAAAACGAAAGCCAGCAAAAACAACAATTGCAGACGACAGTACAAGGAAAGCTCCCGAAAAAAAAGAACCAAAAAAAGAACCAAAAAAATTTGAGGACTTTCTGAAAAAAGACAGCAAAAGCAACGTAGGCCTTTTTACCATACACCATCAAGAAGAAAAGTATTATTTTGAGATTCCAGACAGTCTTTTGGAACGTGACCTACTCGTAGTCAATCGAATTACTAAGTCAGGTGCTGATCTGAGAACAGGAATGAGTGGTTATGCAGGAGACCAGATAAACAAAAACGTTATCCGCTTTGAAAAAGGGCCTAGAAATAAAATATTTTTACGTAAGATCTCCTTTTCCGAGCGTTCCTCAGACAGCACACAGGCCATGTACCGTGCTGTCATGAATTCAAATATCCAGCCTATTGCAGGAAGTTTTGATATTGTTGCATTTTCGAAAGACTCCGCCGGCTCAGTGATAGATATGACCGGCTTCATTAATGGCGATAACGATATTCTCTTTTTTGCCCCTTATTACAAAAGCACGCTAAGACTCGGAAATTTACAGGCAGATAAATCATATATTTCCAGTATTCGTACCTACCCCATGAACACGGAAGTTAGCACTGTCAAAACATACGGAAGAACTCCTCCTCCCGGAACCAGTGGACCCACAGCCGCGCAATTGGGCTCGGGCACAGCAACATTGGAGTTGAACACCTCGTTGGTCCTTTTACCTAGAGAGCCTATGCAAGCACGTTATTTCGATTCAAGAGTAGGCTATTTCACGGTGAAGTATACGGACTTTGATTTGAATCCTCAAGGTGTTAAAACGCAATCCCTTATTACCCGTTGGCGTTTAGAGCCAAAAGAAGAAGACCTAGAAAGGTATAAAAGGGGCGAGCCTGTGGAACCAATAAAACCAATTGTTTATTATATAGACCCTGCAACCCCCGAAAAATGGGTCCCTTATCTTATTGCCGGCGTAAACGATTGGCAGTCGGCCTTCGAACAAGCTGGTTTTAAGAATGCCATAGTTGCAAAACGCGCACCAACACCTGAAGAAGACCCGGAATGGTCACTGGAAGACGCCCGCTATTCAGCCATTGTATACAAACCTTCCACTATACCTAATGCCAGTGGTCCACACGTGAATGATCCTCGAAGCGGGGAAATTCTTGAGAGCCATATCAACTGGTATCACAATGTAATGTACCTCTTACGAAACTGGTATTTTGTGCAGGCTTCACCTAATGACGAACGCGCCAGAAAAATGCAATTCGACGACGAACTTATGGGAGAGCTTATTCGTTTTGTATCTTCCCATGAAGTAGGACATACACTTGGGTTACGGCATAATTTCGGGTCAAGTTCTGCATATCCCGTAGAGAAGCTTCGTGACGCAAAATGGGTCAAGGAGCACGGTCATGCCGCTTCTATTATGGACTACGCCCGATTCAACTACGTTGCCCAGCCAGGTGATGGCATATCTGGCAAAGATCTGTATCCAAAAATCAACTATTATGACAAGTGGGCAATTGAATGGGGCTACAAATTGATTCCTGAAGCTCACCATGCGGCACAAGAAACCCCCATACTCAATCAATGGGTACTTGGAAAGGCTGACGATCCAAAATACTGGTTTGGAACCGAGAGCAACCCCAATGATCCACGCTCGCAGAATGAAGATTTAGGAGACGACGCGATGCAAGCAAGTACCTATGGTATTAAAAACCTCCGATTTATTCTTCCTAATTTAAAGAAGTGGACAAGCGAACCAAATAAAGACTATGAAAATCTCGGGACAATGTATGGCGAGCTCATCAATCAATTTGGAAGGTACGCCGGCCATGTAGCAAAAAATGTCGGAGGAATTTATGAAACGCCGAAAACAATTGAACAATCGGGAACCGTTTACGAACATGTATCTAAAAACAAACAGCACAAAGCGATGCTCTTCCTGTCAACGGAAATATTTGATGCTCCAAAATGGCTAATTAATTATGAGATCGGCAACCTGAGTGGCTCTGATCCTATTGAATTGATCGGTAAGGTTCAAAAAAGCACTTTAGACCGTATATTATCAACACGCACCTTAAGCAACCTTATTCAAGCTGAAGTACAAGAAGGTAGCAGGGCTTATACAATAAAGGATTTATTCACCGATTTCGACGCCGGCATTTGGAGCGAGCTCAATAGTAAGAAGGCAATAGATGTTTATAAAAGAAATCTTCAGAAACATTATGTAAACAATCTAATAAAACTCCTATCTCCTCCAACAAACGGAGAATCCTCTGCTGACCCTACAAAATCGGATGTATCGAGTGTTGCTAGGGGACAGCTCATCAGTCTTCAAAAAAATATCAGTGGTGCAATCACCGGAACGACAGATACGTTAAGCAAATATCATTTACAAGACCTATCAGAAAGGATAAGAATAACACTCCAACCGGGTAGTAAATAG